CAATATCGGCATCACCAGATTTAAGTGCAGCTAATCTGGAATTAGCATCTTCGTTAAATAAAACGCTAACCTCATCTAACTCAGAAGCACCATCCCAATAACCATCATACCTTTGCAAATTTAGCTGCTGATTTGGCTTGAAATCATTCATTTCAAAGGGACCTGTTCCGATCACTTCATTTTTATCATCAGAAGGCTTCCATATTGCCGTGTTAGGATGAACCAATTTAGACGGAAACGAAGCACTGTTTTCTTTGGTCTCGATGGTAAGTTCCTGTCCGTTAGCTTTCATTTCTTCTATACCAAGAGCTTCGTCCATCGCGCCACTTTCTGCCATCGTTTCTTCTAGCGAGGTCTTCACTGCTTTGGCGTCAAGCTGTGAGCCATCATGAAAGGTAATCCCCTCCTGGATTGTAAAGGCCCAAGTATTCTCATCCAATTGCTCCCATGATTCTGCCAGCCAAGGTTCTACTTCTTCATTTTTTGTATGAGCTAATGTTTCTGCCAATCCCATTCTGACCGACGTATAGTTCACATCCACTGCCGGATTCAGTACCTCTGATGGATAATGAAAAGCATATGTAATAGATTTTGTTTGTCCTTCATTATTAACATCTGTGCCTGGTGCCTCGCAGCCAGAAAATAGACTAGCTGCTCCAATCACAAATAAAGCAAATCGTTTCATTTTTCCCCTCCTATTTTTTTGAAAGTTACTTTTTACTACATGATTTTCTGCTGCTTTACATTTGTTTGCATAAAAGCAGAACGCATTAGTGATGGGACATAAGCCCAAAGTACAAGTGTCCGCGTAAGTGTAAAAACGATAAACGCCAGCCATAATCCGTGGTTGCCCCACTCAGGCAAAAACAGTACAAGCGTTAACAAAAATAACGCCATAGCTGCAATTACTGAGTTTCGTACTGGAGCAGCTTTTGTAGCTCCGGTAAAAAAACCATACAACTGAAGGCCCCAGAATGCGGTTATTGGAAACAAAATAATCCAAGCACTGTAATCTCTGGCTGTAAGAGCTACTTCCTCAATAGAAGTAAACAATCCAACAAACCATCCGCCGCTTATCACCATAAACAGCATCCAGCAAACGGCTACAAGAAAGGACCAAAACGCTCCAACCTTCATTGTTCGCAAAAACAAGAATCGGTCGTTTTTCCCTGTCGCCCTTCCTGCTAAAATGCTGCTCGCATTTGCTAATCCATCAAAAAAATACGCCATAATAAAATGCACTTGCAGCAATATAGCATTTGCTGCTAACGTTATTTCTCCAAAAGAAGTACCAATCGATGTAAACACACCGAAAACCGTTACTAAACAAGCCGTTCGAATAAATAGATCCCGGTTCATACGAATCATATGTAGAAACGGGCCTGCTTCCCAAACAGAAGCCCAGCTGAAAACAGAAAAGGTGAAGCCTGTTTTTTTCCAAAGGTATACAGCAGCGATGAGTACTCCTGTTATTTCAGCTATCAATGTAGCAAGTCCTATACCAGATGCTCCCATATCTATGAAAAATACGAACAAAACATCCAGCCCCATATTGAGCAGATTACAGCCTAGCTGAAGAATGAGAGCCACATTCACATGGGAACGGCCAATCAACCAACCTAAAAGGACATATTGTATTAGAGCAAATGGGGCTCCCCAAATGCGGTAAGAAAAATAACCTTCCGCTTCCTCCTGTACAGCACTAGACGGCTGCAGGAAATGTACAGCCGTTTGCCAAAGCGGGTACTGAGCAAGGATGAAAATTATCCCAGCTGCAGATGCCAGCAGCAATGGCCTTGCCAGCATGACAAGCATCTCTTTTTCATCTTGCTTGCCGGCTGCTTGGGCAGTAAAGCCGGAAGTACTCACACGTAAAAATCCAAACAGCCAGTACATCGTATTAAAAATTAAAGCAGCAATGGCAACTCCCCCTAAATAATGAGGAGCTTCTAAATAACCTACTACCGCCGTATCTACAGCTCCCAACAATGGAGTA
This DNA window, taken from Alteribacillus bidgolensis, encodes the following:
- a CDS encoding MATE family efflux transporter codes for the protein MKHESQQEGSHRHYLALAIPLMLATISTPLLGAVDTAVVGYLEAPHYLGGVAIAALIFNTMYWLFGFLRVSTSGFTAQAAGKQDEKEMLVMLARPLLLASAAGIIFILAQYPLWQTAVHFLQPSSAVQEEAEGYFSYRIWGAPFALIQYVLLGWLIGRSHVNVALILQLGCNLLNMGLDVLFVFFIDMGASGIGLATLIAEITGVLIAAVYLWKKTGFTFSVFSWASVWEAGPFLHMIRMNRDLFIRTACLVTVFGVFTSIGTSFGEITLAANAILLQVHFIMAYFFDGLANASSILAGRATGKNDRFLFLRTMKVGAFWSFLVAVCWMLFMVISGGWFVGLFTSIEEVALTARDYSAWIILFPITAFWGLQLYGFFTGATKAAPVRNSVIAAMALFLLTLVLFLPEWGNHGLWLAFIVFTLTRTLVLWAYVPSLMRSAFMQTNVKQQKIM